The following are from one region of the Dermacentor albipictus isolate Rhodes 1998 colony chromosome 5, USDA_Dalb.pri_finalv2, whole genome shotgun sequence genome:
- the LOC139060158 gene encoding uncharacterized protein isoform X2, with amino-acid sequence MAGSIGHFGFSACTEPRAHDEDSDGHNASNDEDEAFGRLVRRLNNIVCQSEVHSTGKAETRFDPAEEIHEYKDLMDLLTGDATLMPADSNILSLACAVLHNASKCTRLGLPVLLSHHRVLLEKVRGMRSGPGWLAADLGRVRCSLAQRLLAEGDPRGCQRMLAPLMRWLHRPGSRGLDWAGGRLRWLRAGDHASLRSLAYLLAAQADYALKGTCCPALLDQVRCPALGPRLAHFRALAGADERQLWTALQRWPREAPLWTLAGCRLAAEGRWRSALQLLMRAVRLEESAEASRAEQGEERGLALWNLAACLGALGLREAQGRVLGRLAARCDGPGKDSQLALAAARALDRFGMHAEAARAYGVLVQAGLHRQQPALRVDWALSLLRAGRPRASLQACGGAVEGGAPQEEGDPRLAFCRGSAMAALGDSESALEEFRKGLVLTAAAGEEGGGGDWMRSQLLVNIAVLRAPREGEASRRQLARALAICPDNVDAAYNLSLLLLASGKTEAARRIWRQHGLRGEDDGPISSSVGAAQAAWLEARLSQ; translated from the exons ATGGCAGGATCAATAGGTCACTTCGGTTTCAGTGCATGTACTGAGCCTAGAGCGCACGATGAAGATTCAGATGGACACAACGCAAGTAATGATGAGGATGAGGCTTTCGGACGCTTGGTGCGACGTCTCAACAACATCGTGTGCCAATCGGAAGTGCACTCCACGGGAAAGGCGGAGACGCGGTTTGATCCCGCTGAGGAGATCCACGAGTACAAAGACTTGATGGATCTGCTTACAG GAGACGCCACACTGATGCCTGCAGACAGCAACATTCTGTCTCTAGCCTGTGCTGTATTGCACAATGCTTCCAAATGCACTCGCCTGGGACTACCTGTTCTTTTATCACATCACAGAGTACTACTTGAAAAAG TGCGTGGCATGCGGTCGGGTCCGGGCTGGCTGGCGGCCGATCTGGGCCGGGTGCGCTGTTCGCTGGCACAGCGGCTGCTGGCCGAAGGGGACCCGCGTGGCTGTCAGCGGATGCTGGCGCCCCTGATGCGCTGGCTGCATCGCCCGGGGAGCCGGGGCCTCGACTGGGCTGG TGGTCGGCTCCGGTGGCTGCGCGCCGGTGACCACGCCTCTCTGCGCTCGCTGGCCTACCTGCTGGCGGCGCAGGCCGACTACGCGCTCAAGGGCACCTGCTGCCCCGCTCTGCTCGACCAGGTGCGCTGCCCAGCGCTCGGACCGAGGCTCGCGCACTTCCGAG CGTTGGCCGGTGCCGACGAGAGGCAGCTGTGGACCGCCCTGCAACGCTGGCCGAGGGAAGCCCCGCTGTGGACTCTGGCAGGCTGCCGGTTGGCCGCCGAGGGACGCTGGCGCTCGGCACTGCAGCTGTTGATGCGCGCCGTGCGGCTCGAGGAGTCCGCCGAAGCATCACGCGCGGAACAGGGCGAAGAGCGGGGGCTGGCCCTCTGGAACCTGGCAGCGTGCCTGGGCGCCCTGGGACTGCGGGAGGCCCAGGGCCGCGTTCTGGGCCGCCTGGCCGCGCGCTGCGACGGCCCCGGCAAGGACTCTCAGCTGGCGCTGGCTGCGGCCAGGGCTTTGGACAGGTTCGGCATGCACGCGGAAGCGGCCAGGGCCTACGGCGTCCTGGTTCAGGCTGGTCTCCATCGGCAGCAGCCGGCGCTGCGCGTGGACTGGGCCCTGAGTCTGCTGCGCGCGGGACGGCCGCGAGCATCGCTACAAGCGTGCGGCGGAGCCGTGGAAGGCGGTGCGCCCCAGGAAGAGGGCGACCCTCGTCTCGCCTTCTGCAGGGGATCGGCGATGGCGGCGCTAGGGGACAGCGAGAGCGCGCTCGAGGAGTTCCGAAA GGGCCTTGTTCTGACTGCTGCAGCTGGTGAGGAGG GCGGCGGTGGCGACTGGATGCGCTCCCAGCTGTTGGTGAACATCGCGGTGCTCCGGGCGCCCCGGGAAGGGGAAGCCTCGCGGAGGCAGCTGGCGCGGGCTCTGGCAATCTGTCCCG ATAACGTTGACGCGGCGTACAACTTAAGCCTCCTGCTGCTCGCCTCCGGAAAGACTGAGGCTGCCCGTAGGATATGGCGTCAGCACGGCTTGCGGGGAGAAGACGACGGCCCCATCAGCAGCAGCGTGGGCGCTGCGCAGGCTGCGTGGCTCGAGGCCCGGCTTTCTCAATG a
- the LOC139060158 gene encoding uncharacterized protein isoform X1 — translation MAGSIGHFGFSACTEPRAHDEDSDGHNASNDEDEAFGRLVRRLNNIVCQSEVHSTGKAETRFDPAEEIHEYKDLMDLLTGDATLMPADSNILSLACAVLHNASKCTRLGLPVLLSHHRVLLEKVRGMRSGPGWLAADLGRVRCSLAQRLLAEGDPRGCQRMLAPLMRWLHRPGSRGLDWAGGRLRWLRAGDHASLRSLAYLLAAQADYALKGTCCPALLDQVRCPALGPRLAHFRALAGADERQLWTALQRWPREAPLWTLAGCRLAAEGRWRSALQLLMRAVRLEESAEASRAEQGEERGLALWNLAACLGALGLREAQGRVLGRLAARCDGPGKDSQLALAAARALDRFGMHAEAARAYGVLVQAGLHRQQPALRVDWALSLLRAGRPRASLQACGGAVEGGAPQEEGDPRLAFCRGSAMAALGDSESALEEFRKGLVLTAAAGEEGGGGDWMRSQLLVNIAVLRAPREGEASRRQLARALAICPDNVDAAYNLSLLLLASGKTEAARRIWRQHGLRGEDDGPISSSVGAAQAAWLEARLSQWHVRFLEIVARACSVPLVFLRRVT, via the exons ATGGCAGGATCAATAGGTCACTTCGGTTTCAGTGCATGTACTGAGCCTAGAGCGCACGATGAAGATTCAGATGGACACAACGCAAGTAATGATGAGGATGAGGCTTTCGGACGCTTGGTGCGACGTCTCAACAACATCGTGTGCCAATCGGAAGTGCACTCCACGGGAAAGGCGGAGACGCGGTTTGATCCCGCTGAGGAGATCCACGAGTACAAAGACTTGATGGATCTGCTTACAG GAGACGCCACACTGATGCCTGCAGACAGCAACATTCTGTCTCTAGCCTGTGCTGTATTGCACAATGCTTCCAAATGCACTCGCCTGGGACTACCTGTTCTTTTATCACATCACAGAGTACTACTTGAAAAAG TGCGTGGCATGCGGTCGGGTCCGGGCTGGCTGGCGGCCGATCTGGGCCGGGTGCGCTGTTCGCTGGCACAGCGGCTGCTGGCCGAAGGGGACCCGCGTGGCTGTCAGCGGATGCTGGCGCCCCTGATGCGCTGGCTGCATCGCCCGGGGAGCCGGGGCCTCGACTGGGCTGG TGGTCGGCTCCGGTGGCTGCGCGCCGGTGACCACGCCTCTCTGCGCTCGCTGGCCTACCTGCTGGCGGCGCAGGCCGACTACGCGCTCAAGGGCACCTGCTGCCCCGCTCTGCTCGACCAGGTGCGCTGCCCAGCGCTCGGACCGAGGCTCGCGCACTTCCGAG CGTTGGCCGGTGCCGACGAGAGGCAGCTGTGGACCGCCCTGCAACGCTGGCCGAGGGAAGCCCCGCTGTGGACTCTGGCAGGCTGCCGGTTGGCCGCCGAGGGACGCTGGCGCTCGGCACTGCAGCTGTTGATGCGCGCCGTGCGGCTCGAGGAGTCCGCCGAAGCATCACGCGCGGAACAGGGCGAAGAGCGGGGGCTGGCCCTCTGGAACCTGGCAGCGTGCCTGGGCGCCCTGGGACTGCGGGAGGCCCAGGGCCGCGTTCTGGGCCGCCTGGCCGCGCGCTGCGACGGCCCCGGCAAGGACTCTCAGCTGGCGCTGGCTGCGGCCAGGGCTTTGGACAGGTTCGGCATGCACGCGGAAGCGGCCAGGGCCTACGGCGTCCTGGTTCAGGCTGGTCTCCATCGGCAGCAGCCGGCGCTGCGCGTGGACTGGGCCCTGAGTCTGCTGCGCGCGGGACGGCCGCGAGCATCGCTACAAGCGTGCGGCGGAGCCGTGGAAGGCGGTGCGCCCCAGGAAGAGGGCGACCCTCGTCTCGCCTTCTGCAGGGGATCGGCGATGGCGGCGCTAGGGGACAGCGAGAGCGCGCTCGAGGAGTTCCGAAA GGGCCTTGTTCTGACTGCTGCAGCTGGTGAGGAGG GCGGCGGTGGCGACTGGATGCGCTCCCAGCTGTTGGTGAACATCGCGGTGCTCCGGGCGCCCCGGGAAGGGGAAGCCTCGCGGAGGCAGCTGGCGCGGGCTCTGGCAATCTGTCCCG ATAACGTTGACGCGGCGTACAACTTAAGCCTCCTGCTGCTCGCCTCCGGAAAGACTGAGGCTGCCCGTAGGATATGGCGTCAGCACGGCTTGCGGGGAGAAGACGACGGCCCCATCAGCAGCAGCGTGGGCGCTGCGCAGGCTGCGTGGCTCGAGGCCCGGCTTTCTCAATGGCATGTCCGCTTTCTTGAAATCGTCGCGCGTGCCTGCAGTGTACCCCTTGTCTTCCTCCGCAGGGTCACTTGA
- the LOC139060158 gene encoding uncharacterized protein isoform X3 produces MAGSIGHFGFSACTEPRAHDEDSDGHNASNDEDEAFGRLVRRLNNIVCQSEVHSTGKAETRFDPAEEIHEYKDLMDLLTGDATLMPADSNILSLACAVLHNASKCTRLGLPVLLSHHRVLLEKVRGMRSGPGWLAADLGRVRCSLAQRLLAEGDPRGCQRMLAPLMRWLHRPGSRGLDWAGGRLRWLRAGDHASLRSLAYLLAAQADYALKGTCCPALLDQVRCPALGPRLAHFRALAGADERQLWTALQRWPREAPLWTLAGCRLAAEGRWRSALQLLMRAVRLEESAEASRAEQGEERGLALWNLAACLGALGLREAQGRVLGRLAARCDGPGKDSQLALAAARALDRFGMHAEAARAYGVLVQAGLHRQQPALRVDWALSLLRAGRPRASLQACGGAVEGGAPQEEGDPRLAFCRGSAMAALGDSESALEEFRKGLVLTAAAGEEGGGGDWMRSQLLVNIAVLRAPREGEASRRQLARALAICPDNVDAAYNLSLLLLASGKTEAARRIWRQHGLRGEDDGPISSSVGAAQAAWLEARLSQ; encoded by the exons ATGGCAGGATCAATAGGTCACTTCGGTTTCAGTGCATGTACTGAGCCTAGAGCGCACGATGAAGATTCAGATGGACACAACGCAAGTAATGATGAGGATGAGGCTTTCGGACGCTTGGTGCGACGTCTCAACAACATCGTGTGCCAATCGGAAGTGCACTCCACGGGAAAGGCGGAGACGCGGTTTGATCCCGCTGAGGAGATCCACGAGTACAAAGACTTGATGGATCTGCTTACAG GAGACGCCACACTGATGCCTGCAGACAGCAACATTCTGTCTCTAGCCTGTGCTGTATTGCACAATGCTTCCAAATGCACTCGCCTGGGACTACCTGTTCTTTTATCACATCACAGAGTACTACTTGAAAAAG TGCGTGGCATGCGGTCGGGTCCGGGCTGGCTGGCGGCCGATCTGGGCCGGGTGCGCTGTTCGCTGGCACAGCGGCTGCTGGCCGAAGGGGACCCGCGTGGCTGTCAGCGGATGCTGGCGCCCCTGATGCGCTGGCTGCATCGCCCGGGGAGCCGGGGCCTCGACTGGGCTGG TGGTCGGCTCCGGTGGCTGCGCGCCGGTGACCACGCCTCTCTGCGCTCGCTGGCCTACCTGCTGGCGGCGCAGGCCGACTACGCGCTCAAGGGCACCTGCTGCCCCGCTCTGCTCGACCAGGTGCGCTGCCCAGCGCTCGGACCGAGGCTCGCGCACTTCCGAG CGTTGGCCGGTGCCGACGAGAGGCAGCTGTGGACCGCCCTGCAACGCTGGCCGAGGGAAGCCCCGCTGTGGACTCTGGCAGGCTGCCGGTTGGCCGCCGAGGGACGCTGGCGCTCGGCACTGCAGCTGTTGATGCGCGCCGTGCGGCTCGAGGAGTCCGCCGAAGCATCACGCGCGGAACAGGGCGAAGAGCGGGGGCTGGCCCTCTGGAACCTGGCAGCGTGCCTGGGCGCCCTGGGACTGCGGGAGGCCCAGGGCCGCGTTCTGGGCCGCCTGGCCGCGCGCTGCGACGGCCCCGGCAAGGACTCTCAGCTGGCGCTGGCTGCGGCCAGGGCTTTGGACAGGTTCGGCATGCACGCGGAAGCGGCCAGGGCCTACGGCGTCCTGGTTCAGGCTGGTCTCCATCGGCAGCAGCCGGCGCTGCGCGTGGACTGGGCCCTGAGTCTGCTGCGCGCGGGACGGCCGCGAGCATCGCTACAAGCGTGCGGCGGAGCCGTGGAAGGCGGTGCGCCCCAGGAAGAGGGCGACCCTCGTCTCGCCTTCTGCAGGGGATCGGCGATGGCGGCGCTAGGGGACAGCGAGAGCGCGCTCGAGGAGTTCCGAAA GGGCCTTGTTCTGACTGCTGCAGCTGGTGAGGAGG GCGGCGGTGGCGACTGGATGCGCTCCCAGCTGTTGGTGAACATCGCGGTGCTCCGGGCGCCCCGGGAAGGGGAAGCCTCGCGGAGGCAGCTGGCGCGGGCTCTGGCAATCTGTCCCG ATAACGTTGACGCGGCGTACAACTTAAGCCTCCTGCTGCTCGCCTCCGGAAAGACTGAGGCTGCCCGTAGGATATGGCGTCAGCACGGCTTGCGGGGAGAAGACGACGGCCCCATCAGCAGCAGCGTGGGCGCTGCGCAGGCTGCGTGGCTCGAGGCCCGGCTTTCTCAATG